One genomic segment of Candidatus Berkiella aquae includes these proteins:
- a CDS encoding ankyrin repeat domain-containing protein, whose protein sequence is MTLIEIISSKDLNEEQKLAKLRKELEKTPILTTTRNVKKRGATPVAEAARLGYVRILRFLIEEKQANPNLALNNGKTPLEIAIGNSHEEAAIYLIGKVDKILNVQSQQFAQFSGYASVYDALQRNQLKVVEALFIKEPALRTMQFKDFNTPLHIATEYCSCEVVEYLLSAPNKNLEMVNQQGYTPYHIALFLCHHECIACMLKCTQISPASTLFQEKLRKPLDIVLMNKEVERSDRIKSINALLAAGAGLDSSTIPEAALNLLELKRENIGKFLLQYYQCSADGRYVRNIPNLQTLELALKLAQSHPTKWEFHLAQIARATCGSVRHLPHVKEIQAFLPEEIMSTAQSLFTPFPSLNLAPPDVARMKRDDFSEFSQKMQLYYIAFNEKRFKFDKCIKSLNVSTLSEDERYLSYEGMLDAYFNALDQMLDFAEHEAAASVIGVRGTIFDEIPADMANKIYSLLEIGNVVSLETYGSTFHSALKSVIKQKGNLLRQNAIPLYMRLVELQAKIAINIAGAHLKVGSGYLAFSMVRQPLSSLEKLFELASTEDKKSLGMFASHCLIILASAALNERWIDKALENIIRAMPFCDKRTFPHVEMLVLIMAIKNALKEQQRYNAVITLLNATIEHLKSLQLETREDIERSEFLLQALYNECAECKHEGIQQLKVILAVLGSISCEAFSLSYCLQQKDLHGGNQYLFKQFLENHPLIQYEEARGVLIFTEAFVGSADCIAAVRSLVALLSLKHGLTESKMSASEGSKVDLVDSMTHQFNALTIQMQKPKKPKEKPKEKRKGTADPAKRKGKEKEAEKETETSSTTSDENYGFIRPDGFSPIIPITGSGIPDNVLFLTLSNAGEFSPFLGLIYNRHVGYHTIPSIPERGFNKQGVKLGTSSIFNPHGRPQQIATARLKILGTEGHLRARGQVRQEIKVENQTKRLYVIDEVVTKKEEKRKRYSA, encoded by the coding sequence ATGACATTGATAGAAATTATTTCGAGCAAAGATCTAAATGAAGAACAAAAATTAGCTAAGCTAAGAAAAGAGCTCGAAAAAACACCTATTTTAACCACGACTAGAAATGTCAAAAAACGCGGGGCTACTCCCGTTGCCGAAGCAGCACGGCTTGGTTATGTGCGAATATTAAGATTCTTAATAGAAGAAAAGCAGGCTAATCCCAACTTGGCGCTGAATAATGGGAAAACGCCACTCGAGATAGCGATCGGAAATTCTCATGAAGAAGCTGCGATCTACTTAATAGGAAAAGTAGATAAAATATTGAATGTTCAATCTCAGCAATTTGCTCAATTTTCCGGTTATGCATCGGTCTATGATGCTCTTCAAAGAAATCAGTTAAAAGTCGTAGAGGCACTTTTTATCAAAGAACCCGCGCTGCGTACCATGCAGTTTAAAGATTTTAATACTCCTTTACATATTGCAACGGAGTATTGCTCTTGTGAAGTTGTTGAGTATTTATTAAGTGCACCTAATAAAAATCTTGAGATGGTTAATCAACAAGGCTATACCCCTTATCACATTGCCTTATTCCTTTGCCATCATGAGTGCATTGCTTGTATGCTTAAATGTACGCAAATATCACCAGCTTCCACCCTTTTTCAAGAAAAGTTAAGAAAGCCCTTAGACATCGTGTTAATGAATAAGGAAGTGGAAAGAAGTGATAGAATAAAATCAATCAATGCGTTACTCGCTGCAGGTGCCGGGCTTGATTCTTCAACAATCCCAGAGGCAGCATTAAATTTGCTAGAATTAAAGCGAGAGAACATAGGGAAATTTTTATTACAATATTATCAATGTAGTGCAGACGGTAGATACGTAAGAAACATCCCTAATTTGCAAACGCTCGAACTAGCGCTTAAATTAGCACAAAGCCATCCCACAAAATGGGAGTTTCATTTAGCACAAATTGCTCGTGCTACTTGTGGCAGTGTTCGGCATTTACCGCACGTTAAAGAAATTCAAGCATTTTTGCCAGAAGAAATCATGAGTACGGCACAAAGTTTATTCACTCCGTTTCCAAGTCTTAACCTTGCTCCTCCTGATGTGGCAAGGATGAAAAGAGATGATTTTTCAGAATTTTCCCAAAAGATGCAGCTGTATTATATTGCGTTTAATGAAAAACGTTTTAAATTCGATAAATGCATTAAAAGTCTTAACGTTAGTACTCTATCAGAAGATGAAAGGTATTTGAGTTATGAGGGCATGCTTGATGCTTATTTTAATGCGTTGGATCAAATGCTAGATTTTGCAGAGCACGAAGCGGCAGCAAGTGTTATAGGCGTGAGAGGGACCATTTTTGATGAAATCCCTGCTGATATGGCTAATAAAATATATTCTTTGCTAGAGATTGGAAATGTTGTTTCCCTAGAGACATATGGTTCAACTTTTCATTCAGCCTTAAAATCTGTTATCAAACAAAAGGGGAATCTGCTTCGTCAAAATGCTATTCCGTTATATATGAGATTAGTCGAACTGCAAGCAAAAATTGCGATAAACATTGCTGGGGCGCATTTAAAAGTGGGAAGTGGCTATTTAGCATTTTCTATGGTTAGGCAGCCGCTTTCTTCTCTAGAAAAGCTTTTTGAGTTAGCCTCGACTGAGGACAAAAAGTCTTTAGGGATGTTTGCTTCTCATTGTTTAATCATCCTTGCTAGCGCAGCCTTAAACGAGAGATGGATAGATAAAGCGTTAGAAAATATTATTCGCGCAATGCCATTTTGTGATAAGAGGACATTTCCTCATGTCGAAATGTTAGTATTAATTATGGCTATCAAAAATGCACTCAAAGAACAACAACGCTATAACGCTGTCATAACATTGTTGAATGCGACAATAGAACATTTAAAAAGCCTTCAATTAGAAACAAGAGAAGATATTGAAAGAAGTGAATTTCTTTTACAAGCTCTCTACAATGAATGCGCTGAATGTAAACATGAAGGTATTCAGCAATTAAAGGTAATATTGGCAGTATTAGGCTCCATCAGTTGTGAGGCATTCAGCTTAAGTTATTGTTTGCAGCAAAAAGATCTACATGGCGGCAATCAATATTTATTCAAGCAATTTCTTGAAAATCACCCTCTCATTCAATATGAGGAAGCAAGAGGAGTACTCATTTTTACGGAAGCATTTGTCGGATCTGCCGATTGCATTGCAGCAGTAAGAAGCTTGGTTGCGCTCTTATCACTCAAGCATGGATTAACTGAGTCGAAAATGAGTGCGAGTGAGGGTAGCAAGGTCGACCTCGTTGATAGTATGACGCATCAATTTAATGCGCTAACCATCCAAATGCAAAAACCGAAAAAGCCAAAAGAAAAGCCAAAAGAAAAGCGAAAAGGAACTGCTGATCCTGCCAAAAGAAAAGGTAAAGAGAAGGAAGCTGAGAAGGAAACAGAGACAAGCAGTACAACCTCAGATGAAAATTATGGGTTTATCCGTCCTGATGGATTCTCACCTATTATTCCGATTACCGGTAGCGGAATTCCAGATAACGTTTTATTTCTTACGTTATCGAATGCTGGAGAATTTTCGCCTTTTTTGGGACTTATCTATAATCGACACGTGGGATATCATACGATTCCTAGTATTCCAGAAAGAGGTTTTAATAAACAAGGTGTAAAATTAGGAACATCTAGCATTTTCAATCCTCATGGCAGACCGCAACAAATAGCGACAGCAAGACTAAAGATATTAGGCACAGAAGGTCATCTTCGTGCTCGTGGCCAAGTTAGACAAGAGATCAAGGTTGAAAATCAAACCAAAAGACTTTATGTCATCGATGAAGTAGTGACGAAAAAAGAAGAAAAACGCAAAAGATATTCCGCTTAG
- a CDS encoding TolC family protein, with protein MAHINTCFKIPCAFLTLLYLSGCSTFSKDGGFCEVSSLVQERVIQQPVWLRTDEQRAAQQEIVNAMLEEILVADKVVSIALMNNPALQKALMDLGIAEADLVQSGRIRNPSLSYAKLNPVSDEYDIERAAVFDVMSFLTMPMRSAIEKQHFQQAKLQAAIDILEIATQTTKAYYSAIAAQQIVGYLEKVKEASQASAQLAQRMVEVGNWNRLQQAREQAFYAQIMAQLADAKLQAIKERERLTRLLGLWGEQIAFKLPARLPELPSSVQEPDELEKQALCLRLDIQAIKHEIDKKCKALKLTKATRFIDVFDLGYIRNSSDDRPHQTGYAIALEIPLFDWGDAKVSKAQDIYMQSVWHLREVAINARSEVREAYQIYRIHYDKAKFYRDEIVSLRKNILDESLLRYNGMLIGTFELLEDEREQIMSVNAYIEALRDFWLAQADLQTTLMVTSPSHAVN; from the coding sequence GTGGCGCACATAAACACATGCTTTAAAATTCCATGCGCTTTTTTAACATTACTTTATTTGAGTGGATGTAGCACTTTTTCAAAAGATGGCGGATTTTGTGAGGTCAGTTCTCTTGTGCAAGAGAGAGTTATTCAGCAACCTGTTTGGTTGCGAACCGATGAACAAAGAGCAGCGCAGCAAGAAATTGTTAATGCCATGTTAGAAGAAATCTTAGTTGCAGATAAGGTTGTTAGTATTGCATTAATGAATAATCCAGCTTTACAAAAAGCATTAATGGATTTAGGTATCGCAGAAGCGGATTTAGTACAATCAGGTAGAATACGTAATCCCAGTCTTTCTTATGCCAAGCTTAATCCCGTCAGTGATGAATATGATATAGAGCGAGCTGCCGTTTTCGATGTGATGAGTTTTTTGACAATGCCAATGCGTTCTGCCATTGAAAAACAGCATTTCCAACAAGCTAAATTGCAAGCAGCAATCGATATTTTAGAAATAGCAACGCAAACGACCAAGGCCTACTATTCAGCTATCGCTGCCCAGCAGATAGTCGGATATTTAGAAAAAGTGAAAGAAGCCTCACAAGCTAGTGCGCAGTTAGCACAGAGAATGGTAGAGGTAGGAAATTGGAATCGCTTACAACAAGCGCGTGAACAAGCTTTTTATGCGCAAATCATGGCGCAACTTGCGGATGCCAAATTACAGGCAATAAAAGAGCGAGAACGATTAACACGTTTGTTGGGACTGTGGGGAGAGCAAATTGCTTTTAAATTACCTGCACGATTACCGGAATTACCCTCATCGGTACAAGAACCCGATGAGCTTGAAAAGCAAGCATTGTGTTTGCGTTTAGATATTCAAGCAATCAAGCATGAAATCGATAAAAAATGCAAAGCATTAAAATTAACCAAGGCGACACGTTTTATTGATGTTTTTGATTTAGGATATATCCGCAACAGTTCAGACGATAGACCACATCAAACCGGATATGCTATCGCGCTCGAAATACCACTATTTGATTGGGGTGATGCTAAAGTTTCAAAAGCACAAGATATTTATATGCAGTCGGTATGGCATTTGCGAGAAGTGGCTATTAATGCCCGCTCTGAAGTACGAGAAGCATATCAGATTTATCGTATTCATTATGATAAAGCAAAATTTTATCGGGATGAAATTGTCTCCTTACGTAAAAATATATTAGATGAAAGTTTATTGCGTTATAACGGAATGTTAATTGGTACTTTTGAATTGCTCGAGGATGAGCGAGAACAAATCATGAGTGTCAATGCCTACATTGAAGCATTACGAGATTTTTGGCTTGCCCAAGCGGATCTGCAAACAACGCTGATGGTAACCTCACCTTCGCATGCGGTGAATTAA
- a CDS encoding multicopper oxidase domain-containing protein — translation MVSRRHFIKGAAKGAIGLGAAFAATSVSKVALAGLPEIATVNTPNTQLPTLPENGRPFNPVVTLNGWSLPWRIKNGWKEFHLVAEPVVREFAPGMKAHLWGYNGQSPGPTIEVVEGDKVRIFVTNRLPEHTSIHWHGQPLPNGMDGVGGLTQPQIKPGKTFVYEFEARRSGTFMYHPHADEMVQMAMGMMGFWVTHPKDPEFMKVDRDFCFLLASYDIDPGSYTPKVSTMLDFNLWAFNSRVFPGIDPLVCRQGDRVRIRVGNLTMTNHPIHLHGVDFVVAGTDGGWIKPEARWPEVTTDIAVGQMRALEFDASLPGDWAFHCHKAHHTMNAMGHDVPTMIGVDTKGVNDKIRKLIPDYMPMGEDGMASMGEMHMPLPKNTLPMMTGTGQFGPIEMGGMFTVVKVRENQPPGNYQDPGWYQHPKGTVAYEWTGNIDEPHRATTETKMPNEIELKVRKPNKHHCAT, via the coding sequence ATGGTTTCAAGACGTCACTTTATCAAAGGCGCAGCAAAAGGAGCGATTGGACTAGGTGCAGCATTTGCTGCAACCTCTGTCAGTAAAGTTGCGCTTGCAGGTTTACCCGAAATAGCAACGGTTAATACACCTAACACCCAATTACCGACATTGCCTGAAAATGGGCGACCTTTTAATCCTGTCGTGACATTAAATGGTTGGTCGTTACCCTGGCGCATCAAAAATGGTTGGAAAGAATTTCATTTAGTGGCAGAGCCTGTTGTTCGTGAATTTGCCCCTGGTATGAAAGCGCATTTGTGGGGTTATAATGGACAATCTCCTGGACCAACAATCGAAGTGGTAGAAGGAGACAAGGTCCGTATTTTTGTCACCAATCGATTACCAGAGCACACCAGCATCCATTGGCATGGTCAACCTTTGCCCAATGGGATGGATGGTGTTGGTGGATTAACGCAACCACAAATCAAACCCGGTAAAACCTTTGTATATGAGTTTGAAGCAAGACGCAGTGGCACATTCATGTATCACCCACATGCCGATGAAATGGTACAAATGGCAATGGGGATGATGGGATTTTGGGTAACCCATCCTAAAGATCCTGAATTCATGAAAGTTGATCGTGATTTTTGCTTCCTATTGGCATCTTATGATATTGATCCTGGCAGTTATACCCCCAAAGTAAGCACCATGCTAGATTTTAATTTATGGGCTTTTAATAGTCGGGTATTTCCAGGAATTGATCCTTTAGTTTGTCGCCAGGGCGATCGCGTGCGCATTCGTGTTGGCAATCTTACCATGACCAATCACCCCATCCATTTACACGGAGTAGACTTTGTTGTTGCAGGGACTGATGGTGGCTGGATAAAACCGGAAGCACGTTGGCCTGAAGTCACAACCGATATTGCGGTAGGACAAATGCGTGCTCTTGAATTTGATGCAAGCTTACCGGGTGATTGGGCTTTTCATTGTCACAAAGCACATCATACGATGAATGCAATGGGACATGATGTGCCAACGATGATTGGGGTCGATACCAAAGGGGTAAACGATAAAATAAGAAAATTAATTCCCGATTATATGCCAATGGGTGAAGATGGGATGGCAAGTATGGGTGAAATGCATATGCCATTACCTAAAAATACTTTACCCATGATGACCGGGACAGGACAATTTGGCCCCATTGAAATGGGCGGTATGTTTACGGTGGTTAAAGTACGAGAAAATCAGCCGCCAGGGAATTATCAAGATCCAGGTTGGTACCAACACCCTAAAGGGACTGTCGCATATGAATGGACGGGAAATATCGACGAACCTCATCGAGCAACGACAGAAACTAAAATGCCAAACGAGATTGAGTTAAAAGTGCGTAAGCCAAACAAGCATCATTGTGCAACGTAA
- a CDS encoding 1-acyl-sn-glycerol-3-phosphate acyltransferase: MILSLLSLLRTLIGWIDLAVLTLFLYLFSFLPKKMLGTWYRLCYRYWSMVFVRALRVELYLHQKNHQPLPSQYILIGNHPSALEDIGMPALFDVYYLAKIEVKDWWIVGRISKAVGTYYVDRESKDSRQNASEELKQTLLSQHINIGLYPEGGCKGRRIFTPFRYGAFDLSIQTGVPIVPVFLHYEAQADFEWQHQHLLHKLWMILTAQNHRANYYVYDAIDPKNFPSKEAFCEHIQKLYLEWQRRYLD, from the coding sequence ATGATTCTTTCACTATTGTCATTACTTCGTACCCTAATCGGCTGGATTGATCTGGCCGTACTAACATTATTTCTTTATCTATTTAGTTTCTTGCCCAAGAAAATGCTTGGCACATGGTATCGTCTTTGTTATCGATATTGGAGCATGGTTTTTGTTCGTGCGCTACGCGTCGAACTTTATTTACATCAAAAGAATCATCAACCATTACCCTCGCAATATATTTTGATTGGTAACCATCCTTCCGCGCTAGAAGATATTGGCATGCCAGCCTTATTTGATGTGTACTACTTAGCCAAAATTGAAGTCAAAGATTGGTGGATTGTCGGGCGCATTAGCAAGGCTGTAGGTACTTACTATGTCGATAGGGAATCAAAAGATTCCAGACAAAATGCTTCAGAAGAACTAAAACAAACCTTATTGTCACAACATATCAATATCGGGTTATATCCAGAAGGGGGATGTAAAGGCCGTCGCATTTTTACCCCCTTTCGTTATGGCGCATTTGATTTGTCTATCCAAACAGGGGTTCCCATTGTCCCTGTTTTTTTACATTATGAAGCCCAGGCTGATTTTGAATGGCAACATCAACATTTGTTACACAAGCTGTGGATGATTTTGACGGCACAAAATCATCGCGCCAATTATTATGTTTACGATGCGATTGATCCTAAAAATTTTCCTTCTAAAGAAGCTTTTTGTGAGCATATACAAAAGTTATATTTAGAATGGCAAAGGCGGTATTTAGATTAG
- the radA gene encoding DNA repair protein RadA yields MTKVKTQYSCSACGSVSPKWLGQCTDCGAWNSLTEIAISKTPNSGRWQGYAGASEASIIALPQISTTQTERLSTGLEELDRVLGGGLVMGSVILIGGDPGIGKSTLLLQALAHLPEPDKALYVTGEESLQQVSLRAKRLGVGQMPLKLLAETQVETIIALATTLKPSVMVIDSIQTIFTQLIQSAPGSVSQVRESAALLVRFAKQSGISLYLVGHVNKDGAIAGPRVLEHMVDTVLYFEGEKESRFRIVRAIKNRFGAVNELGIFAMTDKGLREVNNPSAIFLSRTAKPSSGTIVLVSWEGSRPLLLEIQALVDDSHGVPRRVTVGYDHNRLALLLAVLHRHSGITMHQMDVFLNVVGGVKVTETGADLAIVVAVLTSFRDKILDKGTVVFGEIGLGGELRPVPGGQERIIEAAKHGFKRAIVPKGNAPRQNPEGMEVFAVETLKEALSKLD; encoded by the coding sequence ATGACAAAGGTTAAAACACAGTATTCTTGTTCAGCGTGTGGAAGTGTCAGCCCTAAATGGCTGGGACAATGTACAGATTGCGGTGCTTGGAATAGCCTGACAGAAATTGCTATTTCGAAGACACCTAATAGCGGACGTTGGCAAGGTTATGCAGGGGCAAGTGAAGCAAGCATCATTGCGTTACCTCAAATTTCAACCACCCAAACTGAGCGACTTTCAACCGGACTAGAAGAGCTGGATAGAGTACTAGGTGGCGGTCTAGTCATGGGATCCGTTATTTTAATTGGTGGCGATCCCGGTATTGGTAAATCTACCTTATTGTTACAAGCTTTAGCGCACTTACCCGAACCTGATAAAGCATTATATGTGACAGGGGAAGAGTCATTACAGCAAGTTTCATTGCGCGCAAAACGTTTAGGTGTGGGGCAGATGCCATTGAAATTGTTGGCAGAAACGCAAGTAGAAACCATCATTGCTTTAGCAACGACATTAAAACCCAGTGTCATGGTCATTGATTCTATTCAAACGATCTTTACGCAATTAATTCAATCAGCACCAGGATCGGTAAGCCAAGTACGAGAAAGTGCGGCTCTCTTAGTCCGCTTTGCTAAACAATCGGGTATTTCCTTATACCTGGTTGGACACGTTAATAAAGACGGTGCTATTGCAGGGCCTCGTGTGTTAGAGCATATGGTCGACACGGTATTGTATTTTGAAGGCGAAAAAGAAAGTCGATTTCGTATTGTTCGTGCAATTAAAAATCGCTTTGGCGCAGTGAATGAATTAGGTATTTTTGCGATGACGGATAAAGGATTACGTGAGGTGAATAATCCTTCTGCGATATTCTTATCACGAACCGCCAAGCCGTCTTCTGGAACCATTGTGTTAGTGTCGTGGGAAGGGAGTCGTCCACTATTACTTGAAATCCAAGCGTTGGTTGATGATAGTCATGGTGTCCCAAGAAGAGTTACGGTGGGATATGATCATAATCGTTTAGCCTTGCTGTTAGCCGTGCTTCATCGTCATTCTGGGATCACCATGCATCAGATGGATGTTTTTCTGAATGTGGTTGGGGGCGTGAAGGTGACAGAAACGGGAGCGGATTTAGCGATTGTTGTCGCAGTATTAACCAGCTTTCGCGATAAAATATTAGACAAAGGGACTGTCGTTTTTGGCGAAATTGGCTTGGGGGGAGAATTACGTCCTGTGCCGGGTGGACAAGAGCGAATTATTGAAGCAGCAAAACATGGTTTTAAACGCGCAATCGTGCCTAAAGGTAATGCACCCCGTCAAAATCCTGAAGGAATGGAAGTGTTTGCGGTAGAAACACTCAAAGAGGCCTTGTCAAAATTAGATTAA
- a CDS encoding sterol desaturase family protein, producing the protein MDLALYWFYGLPALSFFLLYLGELWLPCYQQPKIYQPSDWLLNIIGLFIQGVLIPLLGIVFAYTLFPQLDFLKPGALKLSWFGAFLFNIIVIDFLYYWQHRLFHRFSFLWKLHECHHSSPRVDIWATSRNNLWVNFLFVYLLINPVIGYLCQNPEGFFAGSMLTASLDIFRHSKIDFKRLPKQKWIQAMAKIIVMPWMHHSHHNMLKKAHNFGANLIIWDKIFKTFEESGQQNIQYQLLNSSSYRYQFYYPFTR; encoded by the coding sequence ATGGATTTAGCGTTGTATTGGTTCTATGGCTTACCAGCATTAAGCTTTTTTCTACTCTATTTGGGTGAGTTATGGTTGCCATGTTATCAACAACCGAAGATCTACCAACCATCTGATTGGCTTTTAAACATAATCGGTTTATTTATTCAAGGTGTGCTAATCCCACTTTTAGGCATTGTGTTTGCCTATACGCTGTTTCCCCAATTAGATTTTCTTAAGCCAGGAGCCCTCAAATTAAGTTGGTTTGGTGCATTTTTGTTCAACATTATTGTTATTGATTTCCTATACTATTGGCAACATCGTCTGTTCCATCGTTTTTCATTTTTATGGAAACTACATGAATGCCACCATAGCTCACCTCGGGTTGATATTTGGGCAACATCGCGAAATAATTTGTGGGTGAATTTCTTGTTTGTCTATTTACTGATAAATCCTGTCATTGGCTATTTATGCCAAAATCCGGAAGGTTTTTTTGCGGGTAGTATGCTAACAGCAAGTTTAGATATTTTTAGACATTCGAAAATTGATTTCAAGCGACTGCCCAAACAAAAATGGATTCAAGCAATGGCAAAAATCATCGTTATGCCATGGATGCATCATAGCCATCATAACATGTTAAAAAAAGCGCATAATTTTGGTGCTAATTTAATTATTTGGGATAAAATTTTTAAAACTTTTGAAGAAAGTGGCCAGCAGAATATTCAATATCAACTGTTAAACTCCAGCTCATATCGCTACCAGTTTTACTATCCTTTTACTCGATAG
- a CDS encoding P-aminobenzoate N-oxygenase AurF, which yields MHPHLTQRQNKSLLDEPLIHKKLHFNYEKNKELDHTALIDKATEAFDYEACKESYWNPEQLSLMHGTPLWDEASQTQRIILNQLYWIAYYSQIVSAEIATIYFNHIAATGLYSLEDFRIICDTLDLETRQERSHIHAFKTISEDVEWRLFGKRLFTYPMRGPLEQTMVFADRNRFSDFWRKLRLKAYSLISPQNAFLASQYLLIRGLRTLNGKLIQHKLAKDYMVLQDKSIAPIPTQINYFHFMDESYHFNTSKIVGLEIIKCLEKPTAYETWVVNKAIEGCQQDHFNFSVVVNGIFWYEPALYRTMYQLLTSNVFNMDKHEALNMLKRCFTQENEAMHKSFELHNIAIASYKALLSPLAYLNKTNKEMTIMSKNNIGLHLKQNQRQFKRFIANEKIHH from the coding sequence ATGCATCCCCATTTAACACAGCGTCAAAACAAAAGCTTATTAGATGAACCTCTTATTCACAAAAAACTACATTTTAATTATGAAAAAAATAAAGAACTCGATCATACTGCTTTGATTGACAAGGCAACCGAGGCTTTTGATTATGAGGCTTGTAAAGAATCGTATTGGAATCCTGAACAGCTTTCTTTAATGCATGGAACACCCTTGTGGGATGAAGCAAGCCAAACGCAGAGAATTATTTTAAATCAATTGTATTGGATAGCTTATTATAGTCAAATTGTTTCAGCCGAAATCGCCACAATTTATTTTAATCATATCGCCGCTACTGGACTTTACTCGTTAGAAGATTTTAGAATTATTTGTGATACCTTAGATTTAGAAACAAGACAAGAAAGATCACATATTCATGCTTTTAAAACGATTAGTGAAGATGTTGAATGGCGGTTATTTGGTAAAAGGCTTTTTACTTATCCAATGAGAGGCCCATTAGAACAAACCATGGTCTTTGCTGATCGTAATCGTTTTAGTGATTTTTGGCGGAAATTAAGACTAAAAGCATATTCACTTATTTCTCCACAAAATGCATTTTTAGCAAGTCAATATTTACTGATTAGAGGTCTTCGCACACTCAATGGCAAGCTTATTCAGCATAAATTAGCCAAAGATTACATGGTACTGCAAGATAAAAGTATAGCGCCTATCCCAACACAAATTAATTACTTTCACTTCATGGATGAAAGCTACCATTTTAATACTTCTAAAATTGTTGGATTAGAAATTATTAAATGCTTAGAAAAACCCACTGCTTATGAAACATGGGTGGTGAATAAAGCTATTGAAGGTTGCCAGCAGGATCATTTTAATTTCTCCGTTGTAGTCAACGGCATATTTTGGTATGAACCTGCATTATATCGCACGATGTATCAATTATTAACCTCAAATGTGTTTAATATGGACAAACATGAAGCATTAAATATGCTGAAAAGATGCTTTACCCAGGAAAATGAAGCAATGCATAAGAGTTTTGAGTTACATAATATTGCGATTGCCTCTTATAAAGCATTATTGTCACCTTTAGCGTATTTGAATAAAACCAATAAAGAAATGACCATCATGTCTAAAAATAATATAGGGTTGCACTTAAAACAAAATCAGCGTCAATTCAAAAGATTTATTGCCAATGAAAAAATACACCATTAA
- a CDS encoding 2Fe-2S iron-sulfur cluster-binding protein — protein MKKYTINFIDSDKAQITLTEGSELCEHLTAINSPVLFGCRSGICGTCLCEIEAIQGQLPEPSFEEQDALALYAPSNKKARLACQVQLLADITIKKIECYE, from the coding sequence ATGAAAAAATACACCATTAACTTTATTGATTCAGATAAAGCGCAGATAACTTTAACAGAAGGTTCAGAACTGTGTGAACATTTAACGGCCATTAATTCACCGGTATTGTTTGGCTGCCGCTCAGGAATTTGTGGTACTTGTTTATGCGAAATAGAGGCAATACAAGGGCAACTGCCAGAACCCAGTTTCGAAGAGCAAGATGCTTTAGCACTTTATGCGCCGAGCAATAAAAAAGCACGGCTTGCTTGTCAGGTACAGTTATTAGCAGATATCACGATTAAAAAAATAGAATGTTATGAATAG